One window from the genome of Candidatus Binataceae bacterium encodes:
- a CDS encoding MaoC family dehydratase N-terminal domain-containing protein produces MVDYDPALIGRVFEVTDPVHVSAEDIRRFCAALGESNPLYTDEAAAQRGPFGGLVAPPSYAVTFRNGRHFFTHVPRFGRAGFDAGKDVEFHAPIRPGDRITLSSHVKEIYEKTGRSGSMVFVVVRSTVQNQRGEVVAHIDHRFMNRP; encoded by the coding sequence ATGGTTGATTACGATCCGGCACTGATCGGCAGAGTCTTCGAAGTGACCGACCCGGTCCACGTCAGCGCCGAGGACATCCGCAGATTCTGCGCCGCGCTCGGCGAGAGCAATCCGCTCTATACCGACGAGGCGGCGGCGCAGCGCGGTCCGTTCGGCGGCCTCGTGGCGCCGCCCTCCTACGCGGTCACCTTCCGCAACGGCCGCCACTTCTTCACCCACGTGCCGCGCTTCGGGCGCGCCGGTTTCGACGCCGGCAAGGACGTCGAGTTCCACGCCCCGATCCGTCCCGGCGACCGCATCACGCTCAGCTCCCACGTCAAGGAGATCTACGAGAAGACCGGGCGCTCGGGCTCGATGGTGTTCGTGGTCGTGCGCTCGACCGTGCAGAACCAGCGGGGCGAAGTCGTCGCGCACATCGACCATCGCTTCATGAACCGGCCCTGA
- a CDS encoding PHP-associated domain-containing protein, translated as MATILDLHSHSEASEDSRAPLEAYLNWIRLRRAERPVDGIVLTEHRQFNKGADYRALEDKFGLMVLKASEVETDYGHVLVFGVNDEMTRRFDFANVRLPAQELIDEVWRMGGIAVPCHPGRPTVGLCEHYSTRPPLENVVAVEVLNGGSRKGEDERSHELVRRYGYRAIGGSDSHLVSLIALCATRFEADLRSMDDLVRELREGKYEPVDFRPRRKPVAAAVPVEAREDG; from the coding sequence GTGGCCACCATCCTCGATCTGCACAGTCATAGCGAAGCCTCGGAGGACAGCCGCGCGCCACTGGAGGCCTACCTCAATTGGATCCGACTGCGCCGCGCCGAGCGTCCGGTGGATGGCATCGTGCTCACCGAGCATCGCCAGTTCAACAAGGGCGCGGACTACCGCGCGCTCGAGGACAAGTTCGGCCTGATGGTGCTCAAGGCCTCGGAAGTCGAAACCGACTACGGCCACGTGCTGGTCTTCGGCGTCAACGACGAGATGACCCGGCGCTTCGACTTCGCCAACGTCCGCCTGCCCGCCCAAGAGCTGATCGACGAGGTCTGGCGGATGGGCGGGATCGCCGTGCCGTGCCATCCCGGACGCCCGACCGTCGGCCTGTGCGAACATTACAGCACGCGCCCGCCGCTCGAAAATGTCGTCGCGGTCGAGGTGCTCAACGGCGGCTCGCGCAAGGGCGAGGACGAACGCAGTCACGAGCTGGTGCGCCGCTACGGCTACCGCGCGATCGGCGGCTCCGACAGCCATCTGGTGAGCCTCATCGCGCTGTGCGCGACGCGCTTCGAGGCTGACCTCCGCTCGATGGACGACCTCGTGCGCGAGCTGCGCGAGGGCAAGTACGAACCGGTCGATTTCCGCCCCCGGCGCAAGCCGGTGGCGGCGGCGGTGCCGGTCGAAGCGAGGGAAGATGGTTGA
- a CDS encoding Zn-ribbon domain-containing OB-fold protein produces the protein MADDKDRKKYAKPLPRIDEESRPWWEALARHELYVQKCRDCGDLRYYPRALCTSCLSSRTEWVRCTGRGKVYTFTATYQNQAPGFRESLPYIMAYVELAEGLKVLSNLVECKPDEVKIGMPVEAVFEDVTPEVTLLKFRPAR, from the coding sequence ATGGCCGACGACAAGGACAGGAAGAAGTACGCCAAGCCCCTGCCGCGCATCGACGAGGAGAGCCGCCCGTGGTGGGAGGCGCTGGCGCGCCACGAGCTCTACGTCCAGAAGTGCCGCGACTGCGGCGACCTGCGCTACTATCCGCGCGCGCTGTGCACCAGCTGCCTCAGCTCGCGCACTGAATGGGTGCGCTGCACGGGGCGCGGCAAGGTTTATACTTTCACCGCTACCTACCAGAACCAGGCGCCGGGCTTTCGCGAGTCGCTGCCTTACATCATGGCCTACGTCGAGCTCGCCGAGGGGCTCAAGGTCCTGAGCAATCTTGTGGAGTGCAAGCCCGATGAGGTTAAAATAGGGATGCCCGTCGAGGCGGTGTTTGAGGACGTCACCCCCGAAGTGACACTGCTTAAGTTTCGCCCGGCGAGGTAA
- a CDS encoding acetyl-CoA acetyltransferase, producing MSLSRKTALAGVYEHPARFAPNKSMFQIMAESVRGALDDAGLKIGDVDGVCTTGMGMSGMGIVGFCDYMNLTPNFVDSTSIGGSSFVAQTAHAAAAIAAGLCEVCVVVYGSTAASQRFAIGTGGAGGGGDPCDQYEVPFGPTTVGAYAMMAQRHMHDYGTTSEQLAEIAVTMRLHASMNPAAKYRDPITVDDVLASRIISSPLHLLDCCIISDGGGALVVTSAERARDLKKKPAYILGCGETVRHPARGQRDFMEMAAAQSGRLAFQRAGLTPADIDMAMIYDSFTITVLMTLENLGFCKRGEGGAFVSGGRLRYDGALPINTDGGGLSSNHPGMRGIFLVIEAVKQLRGECGPRQVKDCRIALCHGTGGALGTRHSGATLILTNQ from the coding sequence ATGAGCCTAAGCCGCAAGACCGCGCTGGCCGGCGTCTATGAGCATCCCGCCCGTTTTGCGCCGAACAAGAGCATGTTTCAGATCATGGCGGAGAGCGTGCGCGGCGCGCTCGACGACGCCGGCCTCAAGATCGGCGACGTCGACGGCGTCTGCACCACCGGCATGGGGATGAGCGGGATGGGGATCGTCGGCTTCTGCGACTACATGAATCTGACCCCCAATTTCGTCGATTCAACCTCGATCGGCGGCTCGTCCTTCGTCGCCCAGACCGCGCATGCGGCCGCCGCCATCGCCGCCGGGCTGTGCGAGGTGTGCGTGGTGGTGTATGGCTCGACGGCCGCCTCGCAGCGCTTCGCGATCGGCACCGGCGGGGCGGGCGGCGGCGGCGACCCGTGCGACCAGTACGAGGTCCCCTTTGGCCCGACCACGGTGGGCGCGTACGCGATGATGGCGCAGCGCCACATGCACGACTATGGCACCACCTCGGAGCAGCTCGCCGAGATCGCAGTCACGATGCGTTTGCATGCCTCGATGAACCCGGCGGCCAAGTACCGCGACCCGATCACGGTAGACGACGTGCTCGCCTCGCGCATCATCTCCTCGCCGCTGCACCTGCTCGACTGCTGCATCATCAGCGACGGGGGCGGCGCGCTGGTGGTGACCTCGGCCGAGCGCGCGCGCGATCTGAAGAAGAAGCCGGCCTACATCCTCGGCTGCGGCGAGACCGTGCGCCATCCGGCGCGCGGCCAGCGCGACTTCATGGAGATGGCCGCAGCACAGTCGGGCCGGCTCGCCTTCCAACGCGCCGGGCTGACTCCGGCCGACATCGACATGGCGATGATCTACGATTCGTTTACCATCACCGTGCTGATGACGCTGGAGAACCTGGGCTTCTGCAAGCGCGGCGAGGGCGGCGCCTTCGTAAGCGGCGGGCGCCTGCGCTACGACGGCGCGCTGCCGATCAACACCGACGGCGGCGGGCTGTCGTCCAACCATCCGGGAATGCGCGGCATCTTTTTGGTGATCGAGGCGGTCAAGCAGCTGCGCGGCGAATGCGGCCCACGCCAGGTCAAGGACTGCAGGATCGCGCTGTGCCACGGCACCGGCGGCGCGCTGGGCACGCGCCACTCCGGCGCCACGCTCATCCTGACCAACCAGTGA
- a CDS encoding alpha/beta fold hydrolase, producing the protein MPTKYVEVQGCATYYYYVGRTTLPDVAPDFSRGRTLILLHGAGSNGHTWHNQLAHLGRSHSPLAIDFPAHGRSSGVEGLKSIQDYSDFTVAFMDAVGIRSAVIGGRSMGGAIAMDMALRYPARVEAIVPVVTAAKFNIPAARVEGLRAVAMGRAPQAFVTDGYSPATIKDHFEIIREGWMEQIQTDPRVRYTDILACNACDLREQIARIDKPTLILAGADDPITPPADAEFIRSRIRGAQLRVVANAGHHLPNEQAAETSAALESFLAQ; encoded by the coding sequence ATGCCGACCAAGTACGTGGAAGTGCAGGGCTGCGCCACCTACTACTATTATGTGGGCCGGACCACCCTGCCCGACGTCGCGCCGGACTTCAGCCGCGGGCGCACGCTTATCCTGCTCCACGGCGCGGGTTCCAACGGCCACACCTGGCACAATCAGCTCGCACATCTCGGCCGCTCGCACAGCCCGCTCGCGATCGATTTCCCCGCGCACGGCCGCTCCTCCGGCGTCGAGGGACTGAAATCCATCCAGGACTACAGCGACTTCACCGTCGCCTTCATGGACGCCGTCGGCATCCGCTCGGCGGTGATCGGCGGGCGCTCGATGGGCGGCGCGATCGCGATGGACATGGCGCTGCGCTACCCGGCACGGGTCGAAGCGATCGTGCCGGTGGTGACCGCGGCCAAGTTCAATATCCCGGCCGCGCGCGTCGAAGGGTTGCGTGCGGTCGCGATGGGGCGCGCGCCGCAGGCCTTCGTCACCGACGGCTATTCGCCGGCCACGATCAAGGACCACTTTGAGATCATCCGCGAGGGTTGGATGGAGCAAATCCAGACCGACCCGCGCGTGCGCTACACCGACATCCTCGCTTGCAACGCGTGCGACCTGCGCGAGCAGATCGCGCGCATCGACAAGCCCACCCTGATTCTCGCCGGCGCCGACGATCCGATCACGCCGCCCGCCGACGCCGAGTTCATCCGCAGCCGCATCCGCGGCGCCCAGCTCCGCGTCGTCGCCAACGCCGGCCATCATCTGCCCAACGAGCAGGCGGCCGAGACCAGCGCGGCGCTGGAGAGTTTTCTCGCCCAATAA
- a CDS encoding helix-turn-helix domain-containing protein — protein MAQADQIFTIKELSEHLRVHPTTIYRLLRQGRLPGFRVGSNWRFSREAIEQWEREQAGRAAGVPPRRRARRARRRARR, from the coding sequence ATGGCGCAAGCAGACCAGATCTTCACGATCAAAGAACTGTCCGAGCACCTGCGCGTCCATCCGACCACCATCTATCGCCTGCTCAGGCAAGGTCGGCTGCCCGGCTTCCGCGTCGGCAGCAACTGGCGGTTCAGTCGTGAAGCGATCGAACAGTGGGAGCGCGAACAGGCCGGCCGCGCCGCCGGCGTTCCGCCTCGCCGCCGGGCGCGCCGCGCCCGCCGTCGCGCCCGTCGTTAG
- a CDS encoding enoyl-CoA hydratase-related protein: MAYEMIEVKDEGAIAWLTLNRPRSLNALNSAMVEELHDYFGRLAADRNTRVVVMRGAGRAFCAGLDLKEHSGGRPGDDSLGGSTSATLEVQRRISNLVIAMRRLPQPFIAAVRGPASGGGFALAMAAEVRVAGASARFNAAFIRIGLSGCDMGISYTLPRAVGTSVACELLLTGRFIDAQRALHTRLVSEVVPDAEVDAAAGRLAREMAETSPLGLSLTKECIHANVDAAGIEQAIAMEDRNQALCVRAGYLAEGARAFVEKRKPRFAARA, from the coding sequence ATGGCGTACGAGATGATCGAGGTCAAAGACGAAGGAGCGATCGCATGGCTTACGCTCAACCGGCCGCGCTCGCTCAACGCGCTTAACTCGGCGATGGTGGAGGAGCTGCACGACTACTTCGGCCGGCTGGCCGCCGACCGCAATACTCGCGTGGTCGTTATGCGCGGCGCCGGGCGCGCGTTCTGCGCCGGACTCGACCTCAAGGAGCACAGCGGCGGCCGCCCGGGCGACGATTCGCTGGGCGGTTCCACCAGCGCCACGCTCGAGGTCCAGCGCCGGATCAGCAACCTGGTGATCGCGATGCGCCGGTTGCCGCAGCCGTTCATCGCGGCCGTGCGCGGACCGGCCAGCGGCGGCGGCTTCGCGCTCGCGATGGCGGCCGAGGTGCGAGTGGCCGGCGCGTCGGCGCGCTTCAACGCGGCCTTCATCCGCATCGGGCTGAGCGGCTGTGATATGGGGATCAGCTACACGCTGCCGCGCGCGGTGGGTACCTCGGTCGCGTGCGAGCTGCTGCTGACCGGCCGCTTTATCGACGCCCAGCGCGCGTTGCACACGCGCCTGGTTTCGGAGGTTGTGCCCGATGCCGAAGTCGACGCCGCCGCCGGGCGGCTCGCGCGCGAGATGGCCGAAACCTCGCCGCTGGGGCTCAGCCTGACCAAGGAGTGCATTCACGCCAACGTCGATGCGGCCGGGATCGAGCAGGCGATCGCGATGGAGGATCGCAACCAGGCGCTGTGCGTGCGCGCGGGTTACCTCGCCGAGGGCGCCCGCGCGTTCGTCGAAAAGCGCAAGCCCCGTTTTGCCGCACGCGCCTGA
- a CDS encoding dienelactone hydrolase family protein, with protein sequence MSDGKPVEDFYCAPAGAGAHPAVILLHGAVPRGAGNAAFAATCRALAAAGYYTMFVEYYSQAGPAHPGDPPAGGRRFAPWVNANFATWTQEIASALDMLDHDPAIVHGRIAIIGHSLGAFLALATGATEGERLAAVVEYYGGMPAGYARLAANMPPTLIMHGADDRSVPVRYAHALDAILTARGRPHEMHIYPGKGHGFGMLPRGDPWLTTLAFLRRYLGK encoded by the coding sequence TTGTCCGACGGCAAGCCGGTCGAGGATTTCTACTGCGCTCCCGCGGGCGCCGGCGCCCATCCGGCGGTCATCCTGCTCCATGGCGCGGTGCCGCGCGGCGCGGGCAACGCGGCGTTCGCGGCGACATGCCGCGCGTTGGCGGCGGCCGGCTACTACACGATGTTCGTCGAATACTACAGCCAGGCTGGACCCGCGCATCCGGGGGATCCGCCGGCCGGCGGGCGGCGTTTTGCTCCGTGGGTCAACGCCAACTTCGCGACCTGGACGCAGGAGATCGCGAGCGCACTGGACATGCTGGACCACGATCCGGCGATCGTTCACGGCCGCATCGCGATCATCGGCCACTCGCTCGGCGCGTTCCTCGCGCTGGCGACCGGCGCAACGGAGGGCGAACGGCTGGCGGCGGTGGTCGAGTACTACGGCGGGATGCCGGCAGGCTACGCCCGGCTGGCCGCAAACATGCCGCCCACACTGATCATGCACGGCGCCGACGATCGCTCGGTGCCGGTGCGCTACGCGCATGCGCTCGACGCGATTCTCACGGCGCGCGGCCGTCCGCACGAGATGCACATCTATCCGGGCAAGGGGCACGGCTTCGGGATGTTGCCGCGCGGCGACCCGTGGCTGACCACGCTCGCTTTTCTACGCCGCTATCTCGGAAAGTGA
- a CDS encoding MBL fold metallo-hydrolase has translation MAEEPLSLKEAEMVEITTVLDNTCDMLLPSGAGVRRVNLGPRFGAKVLRAEHGFAAVVKVSGAGGAESLLFDAGLSRDGLMHNLDVLELKPAEMHAIALSHGHADHTNGLAGMVRRLGGRRMPLLLHPDALLERKVVLPDGHETRLPPPDARVLRHDGVELIEERGPSYLLGNLVMITGQIHRTTDFETGFPLHFAKVGKAWKPDPYIHDDQALVVNVRGKGLVVLTGCGHAGVINTVRQAQILSGVERVHAIIGGFHLSGPLFEPAVAPTVAALRALAPAMIVPAHCTGWRATHLIAREFPEAFVQNSVGTRFVFSAAA, from the coding sequence ATGGCCGAAGAACCGCTTTCGCTCAAAGAAGCCGAAATGGTCGAAATCACGACCGTTCTCGACAACACCTGCGACATGCTGCTGCCCTCCGGCGCGGGCGTGCGCCGCGTCAACCTGGGGCCCAGGTTCGGCGCCAAGGTGCTGCGCGCCGAGCACGGCTTCGCTGCGGTGGTCAAGGTCAGCGGCGCCGGCGGCGCGGAGTCCCTGCTGTTCGATGCGGGGCTCAGCCGCGACGGCCTGATGCACAATCTCGACGTGCTCGAGCTCAAGCCCGCCGAGATGCATGCGATCGCGCTCAGCCACGGACACGCCGACCACACCAACGGGCTGGCCGGGATGGTGCGCCGGCTGGGCGGGCGGCGGATGCCCTTGCTGCTCCATCCCGACGCCCTGCTCGAGCGCAAGGTGGTCCTGCCCGATGGCCACGAGACGCGCCTGCCGCCGCCCGACGCACGCGTGCTGCGCCACGACGGCGTCGAGCTCATCGAGGAGCGCGGCCCTTCCTACCTGCTCGGCAACCTCGTGATGATCACCGGCCAGATCCATCGCACCACCGACTTCGAGACCGGCTTCCCGCTTCATTTCGCCAAGGTCGGCAAAGCGTGGAAGCCCGATCCGTATATCCACGACGACCAGGCGCTGGTGGTCAACGTGCGCGGCAAGGGGCTGGTCGTACTCACCGGATGCGGCCATGCGGGAGTGATCAACACGGTGCGCCAGGCGCAGATTCTGAGCGGCGTCGAGCGCGTGCACGCGATCATCGGCGGCTTCCATCTCTCGGGCCCGCTGTTTGAGCCCGCGGTGGCGCCGACGGTCGCCGCGCTGCGGGCGCTCGCGCCGGCGATGATCGTGCCCGCGCATTGCACCGGTTGGCGCGCGACGCATCTTATCGCGCGCGAGTTTCCCGAGGCTTTTGTGCAGAACAGCGTCGGCACGCGCTTCGTGTTCTCTGCCGCGGCGTGA
- the zwf gene encoding glucose-6-phosphate dehydrogenase, whose amino-acid sequence MPQTIELGAPHAAGQAPPCLVVIFGGAGDLSHRKLLPALYNLSVDRGLPERIAIVAFSLEELDDERYRQWARGGIEKFSRRPLDAAQWQKFAPLLHFVRGRFDQAADFQTLKARLDELDKAVGAGGNRVFYFAIPPGFIDACCEGLGGAGMIRRPEERGAFTRVVVEKPIGHDLQSAAEINSRLARYFHESQTFRIDHYLGKETVENLMVLRFANAIFEPLWNARFIDHVQVTVAESEGVGTRAAYYEQAGALRDMVQSHLLQVLTMIAMEPPRTTEADAVRDAKLEVLRSLRAPDAEEVARWVVRGQYGEGLVDGDKVKAYRAEEHVAPDSTVETFVALKCYLENWRWAGVPFYLRTGKRLPKRASEIAIQFNSVPRVLYNAKAHPPLEANRLTIRIQPDEGLSVHIISKVPGAQLRLAPVKVDFHYLAASPEAYETLLRDVMLGDQTLFMRRDTVEAAWRFIQHILDAWEGAPSEPYLYAAGSWGPVESALMIAADGRAWRTL is encoded by the coding sequence ATGCCGCAGACGATCGAATTGGGCGCACCGCACGCGGCAGGACAAGCGCCGCCGTGCCTGGTGGTGATCTTCGGCGGCGCGGGCGACCTCAGCCATCGCAAACTCCTGCCCGCGCTCTACAACCTCAGCGTCGATCGCGGTCTCCCCGAGCGGATCGCCATCGTCGCCTTCTCGCTGGAGGAGCTCGACGACGAGCGCTACCGCCAATGGGCGCGCGGCGGAATCGAGAAATTTTCGCGCCGCCCGCTAGACGCGGCCCAGTGGCAGAAGTTCGCGCCGCTGCTCCATTTCGTGCGCGGACGCTTCGATCAGGCGGCCGATTTTCAGACGCTTAAGGCGCGGCTCGACGAACTTGACAAGGCCGTCGGCGCAGGTGGCAACCGGGTCTTCTACTTCGCGATCCCGCCCGGCTTTATCGATGCCTGCTGCGAAGGGCTAGGCGGCGCCGGGATGATTCGTCGGCCCGAGGAGCGCGGCGCGTTCACCCGCGTCGTGGTCGAAAAGCCGATCGGCCACGACCTCCAGAGCGCGGCCGAGATCAACAGCCGCCTCGCGCGCTACTTTCACGAGAGCCAGACCTTCCGCATCGACCACTATCTCGGCAAGGAGACAGTGGAGAACCTGATGGTGCTGCGCTTCGCCAACGCGATTTTCGAGCCGTTGTGGAATGCGCGCTTCATCGACCACGTCCAGGTAACAGTCGCCGAGAGCGAGGGCGTCGGCACCCGCGCCGCCTACTACGAGCAGGCCGGCGCGTTGCGTGACATGGTCCAGAGCCATCTGCTCCAGGTGCTGACGATGATCGCGATGGAGCCGCCGCGCACCACCGAGGCCGACGCCGTGCGCGACGCCAAGCTCGAAGTCCTGCGCTCGCTGCGGGCGCCCGACGCCGAGGAAGTCGCGCGCTGGGTGGTGCGCGGGCAGTACGGCGAGGGGCTGGTGGACGGCGACAAGGTCAAGGCTTACCGCGCCGAAGAGCATGTCGCGCCCGACTCCACGGTGGAGACGTTCGTCGCGCTCAAGTGCTATCTCGAGAACTGGCGATGGGCCGGAGTGCCGTTTTATCTGCGCACCGGCAAGCGGCTCCCCAAGCGGGCGAGCGAGATCGCGATCCAGTTCAACAGCGTGCCGCGCGTGCTCTACAACGCCAAGGCGCATCCGCCGCTGGAGGCCAACCGGCTCACCATCCGCATCCAGCCCGACGAGGGGCTCTCGGTGCACATCATCTCCAAGGTGCCCGGCGCGCAATTACGCCTTGCGCCAGTCAAGGTCGATTTCCACTACCTTGCGGCCTCGCCCGAGGCCTATGAGACTCTGCTGCGCGACGTGATGCTCGGCGACCAGACGCTGTTCATGCGGCGCGACACGGTGGAGGCCGCCTGGCGCTTCATCCAGCACATCCTCGACGCCTGGGAGGGCGCGCCGAGCGAGCCGTACCTTTACGCCGCCGGCTCGTGGGGTCCGGTGGAGAGCGCGTTGATGATCGCGGCGGACGGACGCGCGTGGCGCACGTTGTAG
- the glk gene encoding glucokinase: MAARATATVLAGDVGGTKIHLGLYRVAGGKPEIVRDRIFPTRDFKSLEDTLADFLGGRATIDAACFGVPGPVIGGIARPVNVPWTMEERALARVLGVSGARLINDLEATAYGMLYLKESEIVVLQAGEPAPGRAPIAVIAAGTGLGESALLPIEDGRWRSVATEGGHVDFAPRDRLQTELLEFLAREFDHVSYERVLSGPGLVNIYRFLRARGPEPEPRWLAERMAGGEDAAAAISEAALARRDARCVEALEMFVAIYGAEAANLALKYLALGGVYVGGGIAPRILPMLTAAEGGFVRAFLAKGRLSEMLAKIPVRVALNEAAALCGAAHCAMEML, encoded by the coding sequence ATGGCGGCGCGGGCCACGGCGACGGTGTTGGCAGGCGACGTCGGCGGCACCAAGATCCATCTCGGCCTGTACCGCGTCGCCGGCGGCAAGCCCGAAATCGTGCGCGACCGGATTTTCCCGACGCGCGATTTCAAGAGCCTCGAAGACACGCTCGCCGATTTTCTCGGCGGACGCGCGACGATCGACGCCGCCTGCTTCGGCGTGCCGGGGCCGGTGATCGGCGGGATTGCACGTCCGGTCAACGTGCCGTGGACGATGGAAGAGCGGGCGCTCGCGCGCGTGCTCGGGGTGTCCGGCGCGCGGCTGATCAACGATCTCGAAGCCACGGCTTACGGGATGCTCTATCTGAAGGAAAGCGAGATCGTCGTGCTCCAGGCGGGTGAACCAGCCCCGGGGCGCGCCCCGATCGCGGTGATCGCGGCGGGCACCGGGCTCGGCGAGTCGGCGCTGCTTCCCATCGAGGACGGGCGGTGGCGTTCGGTGGCGACCGAGGGCGGGCACGTGGACTTCGCGCCGCGCGACCGCCTGCAAACCGAGCTGCTGGAGTTCCTCGCGCGCGAATTCGATCACGTAAGCTATGAGCGCGTACTCTCTGGTCCCGGCCTCGTCAACATCTATCGCTTCCTGCGCGCGCGCGGCCCGGAGCCCGAGCCGCGATGGCTGGCCGAGCGGATGGCGGGCGGAGAAGATGCCGCCGCGGCGATAAGCGAGGCCGCGCTTGCGCGGCGCGACGCGCGATGCGTCGAGGCGCTCGAGATGTTCGTCGCGATTTACGGCGCGGAGGCGGCCAACCTCGCCCTCAAGTACCTCGCGCTGGGCGGGGTGTATGTCGGCGGCGGCATCGCGCCGCGGATTCTGCCGATGCTGACTGCGGCAGAGGGCGGATTTGTGCGCGCCTTTCTGGCCAAGGGCCGGCTCAGCGAGATGCTGGCGAAGATTCCGGTGCGCGTTGCGCTCAACGAGGCGGCAGCGCTTTGCGGCGCGGCGCACTGTGCGATGGAGATGCTCTAG
- a CDS encoding class I fructose-bisphosphate aldolase has protein sequence MTGRVREILDFYRSENPGVLANLARMLNHGRLAGTGRFVILPVDQGFEHGPARSFAPNPPAYDPRYHFSLALEAGCNAYAAPLGFLEAGAAEFAGEIPLILKLNNHDLLYDERDPAPAVTGSVRDALRLGCVAVGFTIYPGSAQRGRMYEQLRGIAEEAKAHGLAVVVWSYPRGSGLSHDGETALDVVAYAAQIAAQLGADIIKVKLPSAHLEQAEAKKAYEAARVPLEPLAARVSHVVQSAFDGRRIVIFSGGPKTDDATLLDEVRAIKAGGGFGSIIGRNSFQRPRAEALRLLGQIMEIYGAPAR, from the coding sequence ATGACCGGGCGTGTCAGGGAGATTTTGGATTTCTACCGCTCCGAAAATCCGGGCGTGCTCGCCAACCTGGCGCGGATGCTCAATCACGGCCGGCTCGCCGGCACCGGCAGATTCGTCATCCTGCCGGTGGACCAGGGCTTCGAACACGGCCCGGCGCGGAGCTTCGCGCCCAATCCGCCAGCCTACGATCCGCGCTACCACTTCTCGCTCGCGCTCGAGGCCGGATGCAACGCCTACGCCGCGCCGTTGGGCTTCCTGGAAGCCGGCGCGGCCGAGTTCGCCGGCGAAATCCCGCTCATCCTCAAGCTCAACAACCACGACCTGCTGTACGACGAGCGCGACCCGGCGCCTGCGGTGACCGGCAGCGTTCGCGACGCGCTGCGCCTGGGATGCGTCGCGGTCGGCTTTACCATCTACCCGGGCTCCGCGCAGCGCGGGCGCATGTACGAGCAGTTGCGGGGGATCGCCGAGGAGGCCAAGGCGCACGGGCTGGCGGTGGTCGTGTGGTCGTATCCGCGCGGCTCGGGGCTCAGCCACGACGGCGAAACCGCGCTCGACGTGGTCGCCTACGCGGCGCAGATCGCGGCGCAGCTCGGCGCCGACATCATCAAGGTCAAGCTGCCGAGCGCGCACCTCGAACAGGCCGAGGCGAAGAAGGCCTACGAGGCCGCCCGCGTGCCGCTCGAGCCGCTGGCCGCGCGGGTCAGCCATGTCGTGCAGAGCGCCTTCGACGGCCGGCGCATCGTGATCTTTTCCGGCGGGCCCAAGACCGACGACGCCACGCTGCTCGATGAAGTGCGCGCGATCAAGGCCGGCGGCGGCTTCGGCTCGATCATCGGCCGCAACTCCTTCCAGCGCCCGCGCGCCGAGGCGCTCAGGCTGCTCGGCCAGATCATGGAGATCTACGGTGCGCCGGCGCGCTGA